One window of Dyadobacter sandarakinus genomic DNA carries:
- a CDS encoding 2'-5' RNA ligase family protein, with amino-acid sequence MEQAHTMPREEARPPLVATLSIDPSVQEYFNELRRTYFPPERNYLDAHLTLFHALPDEPGIREELQRVARQQPSFDAVAEQIVSLGYGTAFKIVAPALPALHQQLQKHWHDALTNQDRQKRNFHITIQNKVEPARAKALQAELGHAFKPFSFAVTGFRLWRYLGGPWEYLESYDFL; translated from the coding sequence ATGGAACAAGCACACACGATGCCCCGGGAGGAGGCACGTCCGCCGCTGGTGGCAACCCTATCGATCGACCCGTCAGTTCAGGAATATTTCAATGAGCTCAGACGGACCTATTTTCCTCCGGAACGCAATTATCTGGATGCGCACCTGACCCTTTTCCATGCACTGCCCGACGAGCCCGGGATCCGGGAAGAGCTGCAAAGAGTTGCAAGGCAGCAGCCTTCCTTTGATGCGGTCGCTGAGCAGATTGTGTCCCTGGGTTATGGTACTGCTTTCAAGATCGTGGCCCCGGCGCTGCCAGCCCTGCACCAGCAGCTTCAGAAGCACTGGCATGACGCCCTGACCAACCAGGACCGGCAAAAAAGGAACTTTCACATTACGATACAGAACAAGGTGGAACCTGCCCGCGCCAAAGCTTTGCAGGCCGAACTGGGCCATGCGTTCAAACCTTTCAGCTTTGCTGTGACGGGATTCAGGCTATGGCGCTACCTCGGCGGTCCCTGGGAGTACCTCGAAAGCTATGATTTTCTTTGA
- a CDS encoding glucuronyl esterase domain-containing protein, which yields MQLSFTILSMLLAAGTAVYGQSARTAAPAQQAANRPTVVAGIPVNYSEDSTGTYVLPDLLKCSDGQMVTSAKMWTEKRRPELLKMVEETQFGKMPPAPGKVRASLLEKETIALQGKAIRRQVRIYLTTDTTDHYMDLLVYTPVATKKPVPLLLNISFLAYNQIIEDEGLHVGNIWKDGKKIPATQPGTFGKMNIDQFMDAEIGFATVYYGDIEPDFKDGLPLGIRSRYLKAGQAQPAPDEWGAIAAWGWGLSRALDYLQTDRKVDAGRVALQGASRLGKTVLWAGIRDTRFAMVIASISGEGGAALARRNYGETIAHITDPSRYLYQFAANYHNYADQVQNMPFDAHALVALMAPRPLLLQTGSTDYWSDPKGEYLSALAAAPVYRLFNKTAPVNAPFPDAGDTALLMSDLGYYMHDGGHTVLPEDWTLMIRYMQKFLR from the coding sequence ATGCAACTCAGTTTTACAATCCTGTCCATGCTGCTTGCTGCCGGCACTGCAGTGTACGGACAATCTGCACGCACAGCTGCCCCGGCCCAGCAGGCAGCCAACCGCCCGACGGTCGTAGCGGGCATTCCGGTGAACTACAGCGAAGATTCCACGGGTACCTACGTGCTCCCCGACCTGCTGAAATGCAGCGACGGACAGATGGTCACCAGCGCAAAAATGTGGACTGAAAAACGTCGTCCCGAGCTGCTGAAAATGGTGGAGGAAACTCAGTTCGGCAAAATGCCCCCGGCTCCCGGAAAGGTGAGGGCCAGCTTGCTGGAAAAAGAAACTATCGCATTGCAGGGTAAAGCCATCCGCCGGCAGGTGCGGATTTATCTCACCACCGACACGACGGATCACTACATGGACCTGCTCGTATATACCCCGGTTGCAACCAAAAAGCCCGTCCCGCTGCTCCTGAACATTTCTTTTCTGGCCTATAACCAGATTATCGAAGACGAAGGATTGCACGTGGGCAATATCTGGAAAGATGGAAAAAAGATCCCGGCCACTCAGCCCGGTACTTTCGGGAAGATGAATATTGACCAGTTCATGGATGCGGAGATCGGCTTTGCAACCGTTTACTACGGCGACATCGAGCCCGACTTCAAGGATGGTTTGCCGCTGGGTATCCGCAGCCGCTACCTGAAAGCCGGCCAGGCTCAGCCTGCACCCGACGAATGGGGTGCGATTGCGGCCTGGGGTTGGGGCCTGAGCCGGGCACTGGATTATCTGCAGACCGATAGAAAGGTGGATGCGGGTCGTGTGGCCTTGCAGGGTGCGTCCCGCCTTGGAAAAACGGTACTCTGGGCAGGCATACGTGACACGCGCTTTGCCATGGTAATCGCCAGCATTTCCGGCGAGGGTGGGGCTGCATTGGCGCGTCGGAATTACGGGGAAACAATCGCACACATCACAGATCCTTCCAGGTACCTTTATCAGTTTGCGGCCAATTACCATAACTATGCGGATCAGGTGCAAAATATGCCTTTTGATGCGCATGCGCTGGTGGCTTTGATGGCCCCGCGCCCGCTGCTGCTGCAAACCGGCAGTACGGATTACTGGTCGGATCCGAAAGGGGAGTACTTGTCGGCCCTGGCGGCAGCGCCTGTTTACCGTCTTTTCAACAAAACAGCTCCTGTAAATGCGCCCTTTCCGGATGCGGGCGATACTGCTTTACTGATGAGCGACCTGGGGTACTACATGCATGATGGCGGTCATACCGTGCTCCCGGAAGACTGGACGCTGATGATCCGGTACATGCAGAAGTTTCTCCGGTAG
- a CDS encoding sensor histidine kinase, with the protein MHEFEPAELKEVTNYLFTRREAILNNWRNACEQDKSLTKISTMSREEFNNLLPIVLDILEQRLLSQPEDEDLTYVSEGHALHRWQKALSLMDSVRELNHLTQVFHHELETFDELFPETNKSLLLHVYGKIVSLMQETATGSLTKYDELQRLKAAARVQTLEQALDRMNSLVQNRGDVLRKSSHDLRSSVGIVSSAAWLLQLDSLTDDDRKNYLDMLNRNLDNVQSMLNDLMDLSRLESGRETLQLEQADASQVLRDLVTGAQGIAQQHHVVLRADGPETLPVQTDLVKLQRIIQNILMNAIKYTEASDEKKALVSISWSAEGNFHWIFSIQDSGPGMPDNIAGVFADQLRPTVEETSVQSPHEAEPVAVTPENLPEIPSPEELEVLAKHSSPGEGVGLQIVKHLCEMLDANLDIESQKGRGTLFRVKLPIDYDAQGIAL; encoded by the coding sequence ATGCACGAATTCGAACCGGCTGAGCTGAAAGAAGTAACCAACTATCTTTTTACCAGGCGCGAAGCGATCCTGAACAACTGGCGTAATGCCTGCGAGCAGGACAAATCGCTGACCAAGATTTCAACCATGAGCCGGGAGGAGTTCAACAACCTGCTTCCGATTGTGCTGGATATTCTCGAGCAGCGTTTGCTGAGCCAGCCCGAAGACGAGGACCTGACTTACGTATCGGAGGGGCATGCGCTGCATCGCTGGCAAAAAGCACTCTCACTGATGGATAGTGTGCGGGAGCTGAACCACCTGACACAGGTTTTCCACCACGAGCTTGAAACCTTCGATGAACTGTTTCCGGAGACAAACAAGTCCCTCCTGCTGCACGTATATGGTAAGATTGTATCCCTGATGCAGGAAACGGCTACCGGCAGCCTTACCAAATATGATGAACTGCAGCGTCTGAAAGCGGCCGCGCGCGTGCAAACGCTCGAACAGGCGTTGGACAGGATGAACTCGCTGGTACAGAACCGGGGCGATGTGCTCCGAAAATCGTCCCATGACCTGCGCAGCAGTGTAGGTATTGTATCGTCGGCAGCGTGGCTCCTGCAGCTGGACTCGCTGACTGACGACGACCGCAAGAACTACCTGGACATGCTCAACCGGAACCTGGATAATGTACAATCCATGCTGAACGATCTCATGGATCTTTCACGCCTGGAATCCGGGCGGGAAACCCTGCAGCTGGAACAAGCCGACGCGAGCCAGGTACTGCGCGACCTGGTGACCGGCGCTCAGGGCATTGCACAGCAGCACCATGTGGTACTCCGGGCCGACGGCCCCGAAACCCTCCCGGTTCAGACTGACCTGGTGAAACTGCAGCGGATTATCCAGAACATTCTGATGAATGCCATTAAATACACGGAAGCCAGTGATGAGAAAAAAGCCCTTGTTTCCATCTCCTGGTCGGCGGAAGGAAATTTTCACTGGATTTTCAGCATCCAGGATTCAGGGCCCGGCATGCCCGACAATATAGCGGGGGTGTTTGCTGACCAGCTCAGGCCAACCGTGGAAGAAACCAGCGTACAAAGTCCGCATGAAGCCGAGCCAGTGGCAGTAACGCCCGAAAACCTGCCCGAAATTCCGTCTCCCGAGGAACTAGAAGTTCTGGCCAAGCATTCATCGCCAGGTGAAGGAGTAGGTTTGCAGATCGTAAAGCATTTGTGTGAAATGCTGGATGCCAACCTCGATATTGAAAGTCAGAAAGGAAGGGGTACACTTTTTCGCGTCAAGCTACCGATAGACTATGATGCACAGGGAATAGCATTATAG
- a CDS encoding TetR/AcrR family transcriptional regulator, with product MLTSLGELNEAMGILERKIRQKENMRTNILAVALQLVKDEGWQSLSIRKIADAIEYSVPVIYDHFANKEDILFELSLDGFRLLQRTLEKNKRKYPDPVERLKGYADVYWNFAFKNPEYYQLMYGLGMPCCGSGKIKPEFNAFRDHIGDAIEEIVDKKGRLDAEVCFRTHAFWSVIHGLVSIVMMRCSDIDDSTMNKKVLDETVEAFIKNL from the coding sequence TTGCTAACATCGTTAGGAGAATTGAACGAGGCTATGGGCATTCTGGAAAGAAAAATACGGCAGAAGGAGAATATGCGGACCAACATTCTGGCAGTTGCATTGCAGCTGGTCAAGGATGAGGGCTGGCAATCTTTGTCGATCCGTAAAATTGCAGATGCCATCGAATACAGCGTTCCTGTCATTTACGACCATTTTGCCAATAAAGAAGACATTCTTTTTGAACTTTCTCTGGATGGTTTCCGGTTGTTGCAACGCACGCTGGAAAAGAATAAACGAAAGTACCCGGATCCGGTGGAACGCCTGAAAGGCTACGCAGACGTTTACTGGAACTTTGCTTTCAAAAATCCCGAGTATTATCAATTGATGTACGGACTGGGCATGCCGTGCTGCGGATCCGGAAAAATCAAGCCGGAGTTCAATGCGTTCCGCGATCATATCGGTGATGCTATTGAGGAAATTGTTGATAAAAAAGGCAGGCTTGATGCCGAGGTTTGTTTCAGGACCCACGCATTCTGGTCTGTTATTCACGGACTTGTATCGATTGTCATGATGCGATGTTCAGACATTGACGACTCTACAATGAACAAAAAGGTACTCGACGAAACGGTTGAGGCTTTTATTAAGAATCTGTAA
- a CDS encoding amine oxidase, with product MQVENAIAPTVINANESPFESFWMAGFECTDQMNASGYRVDLLEATGHLELVREDYSRIRSLGIRTVREGIRWSVVEPAPYQYNFDPVLHMMHAGREKGVQQIWDICHFGYPDDLSPFHPRFTSRFVSLCEAFTVFYTQHHPGQPLFVTPVNEVSFISWLGGEVAGTAPYCTKNGWDLKYALMRAYIAGVKAMKQLSPLVKVVTTEPLVNVVSADPANPADVETAAWEHELQFQSVDMLCGRICPELGGSEDLLDIVGFNYYYDNQWVAGGRGILGWNDRVLDPRWSPLSDLLEAGYLRYNKPVLLSETSHPKEDRPIWIEMVAAESAAAISRGVPLLGVCLYPIIDRPDWDHLHIWHHAGIWDTDSSGKYARVLHQESVDALLAGQQVVAEALEGQRLLC from the coding sequence ATGCAGGTTGAAAATGCGATTGCTCCCACGGTTATCAATGCAAATGAGAGTCCGTTTGAGAGCTTCTGGATGGCTGGCTTTGAGTGTACGGACCAGATGAATGCCAGCGGATACCGCGTGGATCTGCTTGAAGCAACCGGTCACCTCGAACTCGTCCGGGAAGATTATTCCCGGATTCGTTCCCTGGGGATCCGGACAGTGCGCGAGGGAATCCGGTGGAGTGTAGTAGAGCCGGCGCCATATCAATACAATTTTGATCCGGTACTGCATATGATGCATGCCGGGCGGGAAAAAGGTGTGCAGCAGATCTGGGACATCTGCCACTTTGGCTATCCCGATGATCTGAGTCCGTTTCATCCCAGGTTCACTTCCCGCTTTGTGTCGCTTTGCGAAGCCTTCACTGTTTTTTATACCCAGCATCATCCAGGTCAGCCTCTTTTTGTAACGCCTGTGAATGAGGTGAGTTTTATCTCGTGGCTCGGGGGAGAGGTAGCAGGAACTGCTCCTTATTGTACAAAAAATGGCTGGGATCTGAAATATGCATTGATGCGCGCATATATCGCTGGCGTAAAGGCCATGAAGCAGCTGAGCCCGCTGGTGAAGGTTGTCACGACCGAGCCGCTCGTCAATGTGGTATCGGCAGACCCTGCCAACCCTGCCGATGTGGAAACCGCTGCCTGGGAGCATGAGCTTCAGTTCCAGTCTGTGGACATGCTGTGCGGAAGGATCTGCCCGGAACTGGGTGGGAGCGAGGACCTGCTCGATATTGTGGGATTCAATTATTATTACGACAACCAGTGGGTAGCTGGCGGCCGGGGGATACTCGGCTGGAACGACAGGGTACTCGATCCAAGGTGGAGCCCGCTGTCGGACTTGCTGGAAGCCGGATATTTACGGTACAATAAACCTGTATTGCTCTCCGAAACGAGCCACCCTAAGGAAGACCGTCCTATATGGATCGAAATGGTTGCTGCCGAAAGTGCTGCTGCCATCAGCCGTGGTGTACCCCTGCTGGGTGTATGCCTTTATCCGATCATCGACCGTCCCGACTGGGACCATCTGCACATCTGGCACCATGCGGGCATCTGGGACACCGACTCATCAGGCAAATACGCCCGTGTCCTGCACCAGGAATCGGTTGATGCATTGCTGGCTGGCCAGCAAGTGGTTGCAGAAGCGCTCGAAGGACAGCGTTTGCTGTGCTAG
- a CDS encoding efflux RND transporter periplasmic adaptor subunit encodes MEKSLFHSRQGITVFLLLSALAAGIYSCGPSTANTTATGQPPAQSLPVLTVTDQQVTAYREFTASVEGSRDIEIRPQVDGYLDRISVDEGAYVRKGQVLFHIDPRPYQERLNTAKATLASAQAALESAQINVDKLTPLVANNVVSDVQLKSAKASYNAAVANVSSAQAAVDAAKIDIGYTAIKAPADGYIGTIPFKTGSLVGKGTMEALTILSETKDIHVYFSMSELDFLDFKKQFAGNTIEQKIREIPSVELVLADNSVYPQKGKVEIVDGQFDKTMGAIKLRATFPNANGLLRSGNTGRIRIPRELAKSVLIPQEATFEVQDKVFVYALLDSNKVEGRPVTISDRSGRYYLISNGLKPGEKIVYNGLDRLRDGMAINPQKMSMDSLLSANPI; translated from the coding sequence ATGGAAAAGTCTCTATTTCACTCCAGACAGGGAATTACTGTATTCCTGCTATTATCCGCACTGGCTGCCGGCATTTACAGCTGCGGCCCGAGTACTGCCAACACCACTGCAACAGGCCAGCCGCCTGCCCAGTCACTTCCCGTGCTCACGGTAACCGACCAGCAGGTAACTGCCTACCGTGAGTTCACTGCCTCGGTAGAAGGCAGCCGCGATATCGAGATCCGCCCGCAGGTGGACGGTTACCTCGATCGCATTTCAGTAGATGAAGGTGCTTACGTCAGAAAAGGCCAGGTTCTTTTCCACATTGATCCGAGACCTTACCAGGAACGACTGAACACCGCCAAAGCAACGCTGGCATCTGCCCAGGCTGCCCTGGAAAGTGCGCAGATCAACGTAGATAAGCTCACGCCGCTCGTAGCCAACAACGTAGTGTCGGACGTGCAGCTGAAAAGTGCAAAAGCTTCTTACAATGCAGCTGTTGCCAATGTTTCATCCGCCCAGGCTGCTGTGGATGCCGCCAAAATCGATATCGGCTACACCGCCATCAAAGCCCCAGCCGACGGTTATATCGGTACCATTCCTTTCAAAACAGGTAGCCTTGTTGGAAAAGGAACGATGGAAGCGCTGACCATTTTGTCCGAAACAAAGGATATTCACGTGTACTTCTCCATGAGCGAGCTGGACTTCCTGGATTTCAAAAAACAATTTGCAGGAAATACCATTGAGCAGAAAATCAGGGAAATACCGTCGGTAGAACTGGTTTTGGCAGATAACAGTGTATACCCGCAAAAAGGAAAAGTTGAGATCGTGGACGGGCAATTTGACAAAACCATGGGCGCCATCAAGCTCCGGGCAACATTCCCGAATGCAAATGGTTTGCTGCGATCGGGCAATACCGGGAGGATCAGGATACCGCGCGAGCTGGCCAAATCCGTGCTCATTCCGCAGGAAGCTACTTTCGAGGTGCAGGACAAAGTGTTCGTCTACGCTTTGCTCGACAGCAACAAAGTGGAAGGCCGCCCGGTCACCATCTCCGATCGCAGCGGACGCTATTACCTGATCTCAAACGGTTTGAAGCCAGGTGAAAAGATCGTCTACAACGGTCTGGACAGGCTCCGCGACGGCATGGCGATCAACCCGCAGAAAATGTCCATGGATAGCTTGCTAAGCGCTAACCCGATTTGA
- a CDS encoding response regulator, with protein sequence MKKMKTVFLVDDDEDDRMLLLEALGTVIKHLNIIEIPSGSHLMALMKTGRFQHEPELILLDMNMPVINGLEIVKKLKDNERTRHIPVVMISTTSSRQLIGEAYRRGVNAFMIKPVIASDYEIMAMAINVCFLHSSQYELPVSSPKYHQNKMIMVVEDSDDHWELMSFSLTQTMPDIQLVRMTDKNATMELLNTQFENGHVVPELILLDLYLPSREEGLDLLASIRRFIEVNNLPEVPIIIFSHSGHQDDIRACYGKWANAYLVKPQDASVWPEYFKSLSHFWLKTFSFPKM encoded by the coding sequence ATGAAAAAGATGAAAACCGTTTTTCTGGTTGATGATGATGAGGACGACAGGATGCTACTATTAGAGGCACTTGGTACTGTCATCAAGCATCTCAATATTATAGAAATACCCAGTGGCAGTCACCTGATGGCACTGATGAAAACCGGAAGGTTTCAGCACGAGCCCGAACTGATCCTGCTGGATATGAACATGCCTGTTATCAACGGTCTTGAAATTGTTAAAAAGCTCAAAGACAATGAGCGCACGCGCCATATACCCGTCGTCATGATCTCGACGACATCCAGCAGGCAGCTGATCGGTGAGGCCTACCGGAGAGGCGTCAATGCATTCATGATCAAGCCTGTGATTGCTTCGGACTATGAAATAATGGCTATGGCGATCAACGTGTGCTTCCTGCATAGCTCGCAGTATGAGCTGCCCGTGAGCTCTCCCAAATACCATCAGAACAAGATGATCATGGTGGTTGAGGACAGTGACGATCACTGGGAGCTCATGAGTTTTTCGCTCACGCAGACCATGCCCGACATTCAGCTTGTGCGGATGACGGACAAAAATGCGACCATGGAGCTGCTCAATACGCAATTCGAGAATGGGCATGTGGTGCCGGAACTGATCCTGCTGGACCTGTACCTGCCGTCACGGGAGGAGGGGCTTGACCTGCTGGCCAGTATCCGCCGTTTTATAGAGGTAAATAACCTGCCCGAAGTCCCGATCATCATATTCAGCCACTCGGGTCACCAGGACGATATCAGGGCTTGTTACGGCAAGTGGGCAAACGCTTACCTGGTAAAGCCGCAGGATGCAAGTGTGTGGCCGGAGTACTTCAAAAGCCTGTCGCATTTCTGGTTGAAGACGTTCAGTTTTCCAAAAATGTGA
- a CDS encoding glycosyltransferase family 1 protein codes for MAIKSTRDLLCFSHLRWDFVFQRPQHLMTRFAEVANVYFLEEPMFDSPDKAYLKFERKLPGLQVCVPHMPPGTSQTEMVVLMKALLKSFFDDRDVSNFTFWYYTPVAFEFSRSFTPDLIVYDCMDELSAFKFAPPQIKIMEQQLMAEADLVFTGGVSLYEAKKGSHHNIHPFPSSIDKTHFGAARKTMPEPADQASIPGIRLGFFGVIDERFDQELIREISSKRPDWHIVLIGPVVKIDPAALPKADNIHYLGCKNYQELPQYLAGWDVAMIPFMLNESTRFISPTKTPEYLAAGKPVVSTPIRDVVFPYGEMGLVSIGDDADTFIAAVEYELKNSERKEWLNDVDEYLSDKSWQDTFKSMNALMLSVKQKNPVVLTSELKSAS; via the coding sequence ATGGCTATAAAATCAACCAGGGACCTACTTTGTTTTTCCCACCTTCGGTGGGACTTTGTGTTTCAGCGCCCGCAGCATCTCATGACACGCTTCGCAGAAGTCGCGAATGTGTATTTCCTGGAAGAGCCCATGTTCGACAGTCCGGACAAGGCTTATCTCAAGTTTGAAAGGAAACTACCGGGACTGCAGGTATGTGTGCCGCATATGCCGCCGGGAACCTCCCAGACGGAAATGGTCGTGCTTATGAAGGCGCTTCTGAAGTCGTTTTTTGATGACCGCGATGTCAGCAACTTTACATTCTGGTACTACACTCCGGTGGCGTTTGAATTTTCAAGATCGTTTACGCCGGATCTGATCGTGTACGACTGCATGGATGAGCTTTCTGCCTTCAAGTTTGCACCGCCGCAGATCAAGATCATGGAGCAACAGCTTATGGCTGAGGCAGATCTCGTATTTACCGGAGGGGTCAGCCTGTATGAAGCCAAGAAAGGCAGTCACCACAACATTCATCCTTTTCCAAGCAGTATTGACAAAACACACTTCGGTGCTGCCAGGAAAACAATGCCCGAGCCTGCTGACCAGGCTTCGATCCCAGGCATCCGTCTTGGATTTTTCGGTGTGATCGACGAGCGGTTTGACCAGGAGCTGATCCGGGAAATCTCGTCCAAACGTCCCGACTGGCATATTGTACTGATCGGGCCGGTCGTAAAAATTGATCCTGCCGCACTTCCCAAGGCTGACAATATTCATTACCTGGGATGCAAAAATTACCAGGAACTTCCGCAATACCTGGCCGGCTGGGATGTCGCTATGATCCCTTTCATGCTCAATGAATCCACACGGTTCATCAGCCCGACCAAAACACCTGAATACCTCGCTGCCGGCAAGCCTGTGGTATCTACACCAATCCGTGATGTGGTTTTTCCATATGGGGAAATGGGATTGGTCAGCATCGGAGATGATGCCGATACATTTATTGCCGCAGTGGAGTACGAGCTCAAAAATTCTGAAAGGAAAGAGTGGCTCAATGATGTGGATGAATACTTGTCCGACAAGTCGTGGCAGGACACTTTCAAATCCATGAATGCATTGATGCTGTCGGTAAAGCAAAAGAACCCGGTGGTCCTGACCAGCGAGCTCAAAAGCGCAAGCTAG
- a CDS encoding carboxylesterase/lipase family protein, with product MSLIPRRSFLSRLSLASAAVAAGGFTFPVQAGRDQFVEVEIAPGRLRGVRHEGVNIFRGIPYGGKVSGNRRFRRPGPVEPWAGVRSSVFGAPAMQPPRQNEPAPAEDCLFLNIWTPANDNRKRPVMFYNHGGGFVIGSGASQSQDGSNLARNFDVVVVQTNHRLGLFGFLYLDEIAGEEYAGSGNMGMLDIVAGLKWVHDNIAQFGGDPENVMIFGESGGGAKTSCLYAMPSAASYFNKASIESGPGVRMTPKEVAAETTAMLLRTLNIAPADWRKLLDIPAADLLAVQNRLPFVPPFIDKDNPKKKPTPGAGGFGPVVDGKVLPGHPFDPTAPSISKNKPLLVGWNEDEYNFFIWQRKEVDLLKMDFEGLKKKLEPFHGADTAKMIATYRKTMPDASAPDIFVAISSIAMMGLGSIDIAEKKANQHGAPVYLYNFGYKSEKKILDTDYPMGTPHAMDISFKFNNEVPPKDPSQPSESFFGGSRPERFIASHHFAELWTTFARTGKPAAADVPEWPAYNLEDRPTMRIDTRCEVIDNRFAEELAMWKSIGKV from the coding sequence ATGAGCCTCATACCCAGAAGAAGTTTCCTGTCCCGATTGTCGCTGGCTTCGGCTGCGGTGGCGGCGGGCGGTTTTACGTTTCCTGTACAAGCCGGACGCGACCAGTTTGTAGAAGTGGAAATTGCGCCGGGCCGGCTTCGGGGCGTGCGGCATGAGGGTGTAAACATTTTCAGGGGAATTCCCTATGGCGGGAAAGTTTCGGGAAACAGGCGGTTCCGGCGACCGGGTCCGGTGGAGCCCTGGGCGGGTGTCCGCAGCTCGGTGTTCGGGGCGCCGGCCATGCAACCTCCCCGGCAAAACGAGCCTGCACCCGCGGAGGATTGTTTGTTCCTCAACATATGGACGCCGGCTAACGACAACCGCAAACGCCCGGTGATGTTCTATAATCACGGAGGCGGATTCGTGATCGGCTCGGGTGCATCGCAAAGCCAGGATGGATCCAACCTGGCCAGGAATTTCGATGTGGTTGTGGTACAAACCAACCATCGTCTCGGCTTGTTCGGTTTTCTTTACCTGGACGAAATCGCGGGGGAAGAGTATGCAGGCTCGGGTAATATGGGCATGCTCGATATTGTGGCCGGACTCAAATGGGTGCACGACAACATTGCGCAGTTTGGCGGCGATCCTGAAAATGTCATGATTTTTGGTGAATCGGGTGGGGGAGCCAAAACGTCGTGTTTGTATGCGATGCCTTCGGCTGCTTCCTATTTTAATAAAGCTTCCATTGAAAGTGGCCCGGGCGTGCGGATGACACCCAAAGAGGTTGCCGCTGAAACCACGGCCATGCTTCTCAGGACACTGAATATTGCTCCTGCCGACTGGAGAAAGCTGCTCGACATCCCGGCGGCAGATCTGCTTGCGGTACAGAACAGATTACCTTTCGTACCACCTTTTATCGACAAAGACAATCCGAAGAAAAAACCAACGCCCGGCGCCGGCGGGTTTGGTCCGGTGGTGGACGGGAAAGTGCTTCCCGGCCATCCGTTTGATCCCACAGCTCCGTCTATTTCCAAAAATAAACCCTTGCTCGTAGGCTGGAATGAGGATGAGTACAACTTCTTCATCTGGCAGCGGAAAGAGGTAGACCTCTTGAAAATGGATTTTGAAGGACTTAAGAAAAAGCTAGAACCTTTTCACGGGGCCGATACGGCCAAAATGATTGCTACATACCGGAAAACCATGCCCGATGCCTCTGCACCGGATATTTTCGTGGCAATTTCGTCTATTGCCATGATGGGCCTGGGCTCGATCGATATTGCAGAAAAAAAGGCAAACCAGCATGGAGCGCCGGTTTACCTGTACAATTTTGGATACAAATCAGAGAAAAAAATCCTTGACACGGACTATCCTATGGGGACGCCCCATGCCATGGATATTTCGTTCAAGTTCAATAACGAAGTGCCGCCAAAAGATCCCTCTCAGCCCAGTGAAAGCTTTTTTGGCGGAAGCAGGCCCGAGCGTTTTATTGCATCGCATCACTTTGCCGAGCTGTGGACAACCTTTGCCCGCACCGGAAAACCCGCCGCAGCCGATGTTCCTGAATGGCCTGCCTACAATTTGGAAGACCGCCCGACCATGCGCATTGATACCCGCTGCGAGGTGATCGACAACCGGTTTGCAGAAGAACTTGCGATGTGGAAGTCGATCGGGAAAGTTTAG